Proteins from a single region of Bremerella sp. JC817:
- the nadD gene encoding nicotinate-nucleotide adenylyltransferase: protein MRLGIYGGSFSPIHNGHLLLAESCREQCGLNEVWFLPAAANPLKQDVELASDAHRTAMVELAIAGNHAFKVSPIELERGGLSYTVDTLREVRQIVPHAELFLLIGGDSFASLFHWHKIEEICELATICTVGRPGFDLNDWGRLPEVLNDDQMTQIKQHFVEMPLIDLSSTEIRRRVTEGRSIRYMVPRSVEKYIETQHVFRNQPTHV from the coding sequence ATGCGTCTGGGAATCTATGGGGGATCATTCTCCCCAATTCACAACGGTCACTTGCTTTTGGCAGAATCGTGTCGGGAACAGTGCGGACTGAACGAAGTCTGGTTCCTGCCGGCTGCCGCGAACCCCTTGAAGCAGGATGTCGAGCTGGCATCCGATGCGCATCGTACGGCCATGGTAGAACTGGCAATCGCCGGCAACCATGCCTTCAAAGTCAGTCCGATCGAACTGGAACGGGGCGGTCTTAGCTATACCGTCGATACGCTGCGAGAAGTCCGACAGATCGTTCCACATGCCGAGCTATTTCTGCTGATCGGCGGCGATTCGTTCGCGTCGCTCTTTCATTGGCACAAGATCGAAGAGATTTGCGAGCTGGCAACTATCTGCACCGTCGGTCGCCCAGGCTTCGACCTGAACGACTGGGGGCGTCTGCCGGAAGTTCTCAACGATGATCAAATGACGCAGATCAAGCAGCACTTTGTCGAGATGCCGCTGATCGATCTTTCCAGCACCGAGATCCGTCGTCGCGTCACCGAAGGACGTTCGATCCGTTACATGGTGCCACGCAGCGTCGAGAAATACATCGAAACGCAACATGTTTTCCGCAATCAGCCGACGCATGTCTGA
- a CDS encoding ATP-binding protein translates to MTHSQAPSETSIIERQAKEIEILKRRLLEAQKLTALGELVSTTTHEFNNVLMSVINYARMGLRHTDDQTRNNCFEKIAAAGERAAKITTGVLALAKNRGDRMEPTDIAKIVDDSIVLLERELRKYRIAIDFQRGEVPQALANGNQVQQVLLNLMINARQAMPQGGQLILKLSFDPQSNMVDLLVRDHGCGIPADQLPHIFDAFFTTKSGPDETGKGGTGIGLAACRDIVEAHKGKIRVQSTVGVGTAFTIRIPAATANQAAPAPVSRGVPIAGNEMLPASPVRQ, encoded by the coding sequence ATGACCCACTCGCAAGCCCCCTCCGAAACTTCCATCATCGAGCGTCAGGCCAAAGAAATTGAAATCCTGAAGCGACGCTTGCTCGAAGCGCAGAAGCTGACGGCCCTGGGTGAACTGGTCAGCACTACCACGCACGAATTCAACAACGTGCTGATGTCGGTGATCAACTATGCCCGCATGGGGCTTCGTCATACCGACGACCAGACACGCAACAACTGTTTCGAAAAGATCGCTGCCGCCGGCGAACGCGCCGCCAAGATCACGACCGGTGTTCTCGCCCTGGCCAAGAATCGTGGCGACCGGATGGAGCCGACCGACATCGCCAAGATTGTCGACGACTCGATCGTGCTGCTGGAACGGGAACTGCGAAAGTATCGCATCGCCATCGACTTCCAGCGTGGCGAAGTCCCCCAGGCCCTGGCCAACGGCAACCAGGTGCAGCAGGTGCTTTTGAACCTGATGATCAATGCCCGCCAGGCGATGCCGCAAGGTGGTCAGTTGATTCTGAAACTATCGTTCGATCCTCAATCGAACATGGTCGATCTGTTGGTTCGCGACCATGGCTGTGGCATTCCAGCCGATCAACTGCCGCATATCTTCGATGCGTTCTTCACCACCAAGAGTGGACCTGATGAAACCGGCAAGGGGGGAACGGGCATCGGTCTTGCGGCATGCCGTGACATTGTCGAAGCCCACAAAGGGAAGATCCGCGTGCAAAGCACGGTGGGTGTGGGCACCGCGTTCACGATTCGAATTCCGGCGGCGACTGCGAACCAGGCTGCCCCGGCACCTGTCTCTCGCGGAGTGCCGATTGCCGGAAACGAAATGCTTCCCGCGTCGCCGGTGCGGCAATAG
- the priA gene encoding primosomal protein N' yields MSTGPEKTFDYLVPDELVGEVLPGRRVYVPLGRSNRRVMAYCVAVERKEYGTRKLKYVLGTLDQQTLLSSHMMQMTQWMADYYLASWGQVLDAVIPAAVRGNAGTREVTLLSVPSEVVMRLSTIKLPEKQHKVLATLAAASKPMTPGDLAEKCGCTQAPITGLRKKRLIDSEVRRVSHAHFDEIDMEREPAKTLSETQASALQTILNQVKSPQPKPILLHGVTGSGKTEVYIQAIQHVIDQGKQAIVLVPEISLTPQTKQRFASRFDRIAVLHSHMSDVERHWQWKRIASGIVNVVVGARSAVFAPTPQLGMIILDEEHDTSFKQDSVPRYHAREVAAKRAEYEKVPLILGTATPSLETFYRAQKGEYELIAMPNRIGNRPLPAVRTVDMRYDKTTSFRGAISRQLYHSMKRTLEQDGQIILLLNRRGHSTHIQCPACGHLVECPHCEIPLTHHITDGSTVCHYCDYRSTAPRVCPVPTCRYSGIRFSGIGTQKLEQEVKSKFSSFPIIRMDSDTMKKPGSHEAALERFRNREVKILVGTQMIAKGLDFPNVTLVGVINADTALHFPDVRAGERTFQLITQVAGRTGRGDLGGEVLVQTLSPDHPAIEAATRHDYALFAERELPFRRDFQMTPFAHMVRIIARGPTQPSVELFMQRVSEEMARFAEENRGEISQQGPAPAPIEKLRGNYRYHLLLHSFDRQLMRDAVVRCREKIAVPEDVVWIADVDPIDMM; encoded by the coding sequence ATGTCTACGGGACCTGAGAAGACCTTCGACTATCTGGTTCCCGACGAGCTAGTTGGCGAAGTCTTGCCTGGGCGAAGGGTTTACGTCCCGCTGGGGCGTTCTAATCGTCGTGTGATGGCGTACTGCGTTGCGGTTGAACGGAAGGAATACGGCACGCGGAAGCTGAAATACGTTCTGGGAACCTTGGATCAGCAGACGCTGTTGTCTTCGCACATGATGCAGATGACGCAGTGGATGGCGGACTATTATCTCGCCAGCTGGGGCCAGGTGCTCGATGCCGTCATTCCGGCTGCCGTGCGTGGGAATGCTGGTACCCGCGAAGTCACGCTGCTGAGCGTTCCATCCGAAGTGGTCATGCGGCTGTCGACCATCAAACTGCCGGAGAAGCAGCACAAGGTTCTGGCAACCTTGGCCGCCGCCAGCAAACCAATGACGCCTGGCGATCTGGCCGAGAAGTGTGGCTGCACCCAGGCCCCCATCACCGGGTTGCGAAAAAAGAGGCTGATTGATTCAGAAGTTCGTCGAGTTAGTCATGCCCACTTCGACGAAATCGACATGGAACGCGAGCCGGCCAAGACGCTCAGCGAGACGCAGGCCTCGGCACTGCAAACCATTTTGAACCAGGTCAAATCGCCCCAACCGAAGCCGATCTTGCTGCATGGCGTAACCGGCAGCGGAAAGACCGAAGTCTATATCCAGGCGATTCAGCATGTGATTGATCAAGGCAAGCAGGCAATTGTCCTGGTGCCCGAGATCAGCCTCACGCCGCAAACCAAACAACGCTTCGCCTCGCGATTCGATCGGATCGCCGTGTTGCATAGCCACATGAGCGACGTCGAGCGGCATTGGCAGTGGAAGCGTATTGCTTCAGGGATCGTCAATGTGGTCGTGGGTGCTCGCAGCGCAGTCTTCGCCCCTACGCCGCAGTTGGGCATGATCATTCTGGATGAAGAGCACGACACGTCCTTCAAGCAAGATTCCGTTCCGCGTTACCATGCCCGCGAAGTCGCCGCCAAGCGAGCCGAATATGAAAAAGTGCCTCTGATTCTGGGGACCGCGACTCCTTCGCTTGAAACCTTCTATCGTGCGCAAAAAGGGGAGTACGAACTGATCGCGATGCCAAATCGCATCGGCAACCGCCCTTTGCCGGCCGTGCGAACGGTCGACATGCGGTACGACAAAACGACCAGCTTTCGCGGAGCAATCAGCCGGCAGCTTTATCATTCGATGAAGCGAACGCTCGAACAGGACGGGCAGATTATCTTGCTGCTCAATCGTCGCGGGCATAGTACGCACATTCAATGTCCTGCGTGCGGGCATCTGGTCGAATGCCCTCACTGCGAGATCCCGCTGACGCATCACATCACCGACGGCAGCACCGTTTGCCATTACTGCGACTACCGCAGCACCGCCCCGCGCGTCTGCCCGGTACCAACGTGTCGTTACTCTGGGATACGTTTCTCAGGGATCGGGACGCAAAAGCTGGAACAAGAGGTGAAGTCGAAGTTCAGCTCGTTTCCGATCATCCGTATGGACTCGGACACGATGAAGAAGCCCGGTTCACACGAAGCGGCATTAGAGCGGTTTCGCAATCGCGAGGTGAAGATCCTGGTCGGTACGCAGATGATCGCCAAGGGACTCGACTTTCCTAACGTGACACTGGTCGGTGTGATCAATGCGGACACGGCACTTCACTTCCCGGACGTACGAGCTGGGGAGCGGACCTTTCAATTGATTACCCAGGTTGCCGGGCGGACAGGGCGTGGCGATCTGGGGGGGGAAGTGTTGGTGCAAACGCTCAGCCCCGATCACCCGGCGATCGAAGCCGCCACAAGGCACGATTACGCTCTGTTTGCCGAACGCGAACTGCCATTCCGTCGCGATTTTCAGATGACGCCTTTCGCGCACATGGTCCGCATTATTGCTCGTGGGCCGACCCAGCCTTCGGTCGAACTGTTCATGCAACGGGTATCGGAAGAGATGGCACGCTTCGCCGAAGAGAATCGGGGCGAGATCTCGCAGCAAGGGCCTGCCCCGGCTCCGATCGAGAAACTGCGGGGAAATTACCGCTATCACTTGCTGCTACACAGCTTTGATCGGCAGTTGATGCGTGACGCGGTCGTGCGATGTCGCGAGAAAATTGCCGTGCCGGAAGATGTCGTGTGGATCGCCGATGTCGACCCGATCGACATGATGTGA
- the aroF gene encoding 3-deoxy-7-phosphoheptulonate synthase: MIIVMKREATESMVQHAAEKVEKLGLKAHVIVGTERTVIAAIGDKREEMRESLETVAGVSKVVPILAPYKVASREVKPEPTLVKAGSLEVGNGMCGVIAGPCSVEDEEQIVKSAKAVKAAGATALRGGAFKPRTSPYSFQGLKEDGLKMLATAREETGLAVVTEVVASEDVELVAKYADVLQIGARNMQNYRLLEAVGRVDRAVLLKRGPSASIDELLLAAEYILNEGNSRVMLCERGIRTFESHTRFTLPLATVTYLHQKTHLPVVIDPSHGTGHASLVPDMCVAAVAIGADGIIVEVHPEPDEAMSDGYQSLDLPTFAATMQRCRAVANAVGLKCGADV, translated from the coding sequence ATGATCATTGTCATGAAACGCGAAGCGACCGAATCTATGGTCCAGCATGCCGCCGAAAAGGTCGAGAAACTCGGCCTGAAAGCTCACGTTATTGTCGGCACCGAACGTACCGTGATCGCCGCCATCGGCGACAAACGAGAAGAGATGCGTGAATCGCTCGAGACCGTTGCTGGCGTCTCGAAGGTGGTTCCGATCCTGGCACCTTACAAGGTTGCCAGTCGCGAAGTCAAACCGGAACCAACGCTTGTCAAAGCAGGCAGCCTGGAAGTCGGCAACGGCATGTGTGGCGTTATCGCCGGCCCATGTAGCGTCGAAGACGAAGAGCAAATCGTTAAATCGGCCAAAGCGGTCAAAGCCGCCGGTGCCACGGCCCTGCGAGGTGGCGCTTTCAAGCCACGCACCAGCCCTTACTCGTTCCAAGGTCTGAAAGAAGATGGCCTCAAAATGCTGGCCACGGCCCGGGAAGAAACCGGCCTGGCCGTCGTCACGGAAGTGGTTGCTTCGGAAGACGTCGAGCTGGTCGCCAAGTACGCTGACGTCCTGCAGATTGGTGCTCGCAACATGCAGAACTACCGCCTGCTGGAAGCGGTCGGCCGCGTTGACCGTGCTGTGCTGCTGAAGCGTGGTCCTTCCGCTTCGATCGACGAGTTGCTGCTGGCCGCGGAGTACATTCTGAACGAAGGCAACAGCCGCGTGATGCTGTGCGAACGAGGTATCCGCACCTTCGAATCGCACACCCGCTTCACCCTGCCCCTGGCCACGGTGACCTACTTGCATCAGAAGACCCACCTGCCGGTTGTGATCGATCCAAGCCACGGTACCGGTCATGCCTCGCTGGTGCCAGACATGTGTGTTGCCGCCGTTGCCATCGGCGCTGATGGCATCATCGTCGAAGTCCATCCAGAACCAGACGAAGCAATGAGCGATGGCTACCAATCACTCGACCTACCAACCTTCGCCGCCACGATGCAGCGATGCCGTGCGGTGGCCAATGCGGTTGGACTGAAGTGTGGTGCGGACGTTTAA
- a CDS encoding protein kinase — MQVTKTNDFWKLILESGLMTKEACKPLHDQYQQTANNGDARVLATWLVKCGHLTAYQARVLLAGRAKALTIGEYQIVDRIDSGVLQGTFVAKHLSSGHPVWMHPIAPEIQADPVRFPIVQQMCRLRSSVPHPHLIRCFHLRQGPKRSYLVTEQLDGNPLAESRPGDGVPIPAPDCARLTRQAALGATQIHSQGMVLGDLTMDQLWLEPTGNLKLLHLPVRPVEAIAWSDEEQKARLDALANVAAPELQQTGAAPAKLTDIYALGSILFDLLTGKPMVAGSVAERLQQHLTANVPTPPYIPAELMQVVQYLLAKNPGGRYQNAQDVAEALRPFIEASQLAPAIGETPPTLGTYLQQLAAQSAEPVAAPPAAAAPPAAMPFPGAAPPAATPVPQPAPPAAAPFPGGGMPQPPMAQPVAPGMVAQPMVATAVPAAQPVGEATPGRASALAERIRKRKFQRKITSLVVLGVMAIAAIVGGYYGMGILFPSEEIADNTPVVETPVEEDPQTPDTPVDTNPEPVAPTGPQLVADDGQTLWASPTSGEPIDLTGLPKDTRLALVVRPSELTGSPEGDRILRALGPQFTEIRQQLESSLGVRLEQLDSLTIGLGASTANGPPCLVARMKGSTDLISAWGNPTPVSGAAVPMYDVKGWTVMPMPGKESQEFVAGNKAVVQAIAQAGVSAPQLTRELEQLRRESDNLQTVNLLVEPQFLNTNAAQAMRGELSVATAPLKDFLGEGLRGVLVSGHLGKNLYVEMRCIGSLSLDPPSLASSMKEKINGVSRRLEDAIPALNPTPYWRRLALQFPNMVRFAYQHTRTGVEANQAVVNIMLPASAGQNLIAGTELMLAANMAGASAPAAGGAMPAEKKPETIAEKLASKMSISFPQNSLEFAIRDIGDEAGLEIEIKGGDLQLDGITRNKEIKDFHHDNKPVGEILAQLLVRANPEASPGAGTEVQKLIYVVHPVDGPESEKKLIVTTRKAAETNKYTLPEVFKIK, encoded by the coding sequence ATGCAAGTAACCAAGACGAACGATTTCTGGAAGCTGATCCTCGAATCAGGCCTGATGACGAAAGAGGCCTGTAAACCGCTGCACGATCAGTATCAGCAGACCGCCAACAATGGCGATGCTCGGGTTTTAGCGACCTGGCTGGTCAAATGTGGCCATCTGACCGCCTATCAGGCGCGCGTTTTGCTCGCTGGTCGGGCCAAGGCGCTCACGATTGGCGAATACCAGATCGTCGATCGGATCGATTCCGGCGTCCTGCAGGGAACCTTCGTCGCCAAGCACCTTTCCAGCGGCCATCCCGTCTGGATGCATCCGATCGCCCCTGAGATCCAAGCCGATCCGGTTCGATTTCCGATTGTGCAGCAGATGTGTCGACTTCGCTCGTCGGTGCCGCATCCGCATCTGATTCGCTGCTTTCACTTGCGCCAAGGGCCCAAACGCAGTTACCTGGTGACCGAGCAGCTCGACGGCAACCCATTGGCTGAAAGCCGACCGGGGGACGGTGTTCCGATTCCTGCCCCCGACTGTGCCCGGCTTACCCGTCAGGCAGCCCTCGGCGCCACGCAGATCCATAGCCAGGGGATGGTCCTGGGCGATCTGACGATGGATCAGCTTTGGCTCGAGCCGACGGGCAACTTGAAGCTGCTGCATCTGCCGGTTCGCCCCGTCGAGGCCATCGCCTGGAGCGATGAAGAACAAAAGGCTCGCCTTGATGCGTTGGCGAACGTGGCCGCACCAGAACTGCAACAAACTGGCGCGGCACCTGCCAAGCTGACCGACATCTATGCCCTCGGCTCGATCTTGTTCGATCTGCTGACCGGCAAGCCGATGGTCGCTGGCTCGGTCGCCGAACGTTTGCAGCAGCATCTCACGGCCAACGTGCCGACACCTCCGTATATCCCCGCCGAACTGATGCAGGTCGTCCAGTATCTGTTGGCCAAAAACCCTGGCGGCCGATACCAGAACGCCCAGGACGTTGCCGAAGCACTGCGTCCGTTTATCGAAGCTTCGCAGTTGGCTCCTGCCATTGGCGAAACACCGCCGACGCTGGGAACCTATTTGCAGCAGCTCGCCGCGCAGTCAGCAGAACCTGTCGCTGCTCCGCCAGCCGCCGCCGCTCCACCGGCCGCGATGCCATTCCCCGGAGCAGCACCTCCTGCGGCGACTCCGGTTCCGCAGCCAGCACCGCCAGCCGCCGCACCTTTCCCAGGCGGTGGCATGCCGCAGCCTCCGATGGCACAGCCCGTTGCCCCTGGCATGGTGGCTCAGCCGATGGTTGCCACTGCCGTCCCAGCGGCTCAGCCCGTAGGTGAAGCGACCCCAGGCCGGGCATCGGCATTGGCAGAACGTATCCGCAAACGAAAGTTCCAGCGCAAGATTACCAGCCTGGTGGTCTTGGGCGTAATGGCGATCGCGGCGATCGTTGGTGGCTACTACGGCATGGGAATCTTGTTCCCGTCCGAAGAAATCGCCGACAACACACCGGTTGTGGAAACGCCGGTCGAAGAAGATCCGCAAACGCCTGACACGCCGGTCGACACCAATCCCGAGCCTGTCGCGCCGACCGGTCCGCAGTTGGTCGCCGACGATGGGCAAACGTTGTGGGCCTCGCCTACTTCAGGCGAACCGATCGATTTGACCGGTCTGCCGAAAGATACCCGACTCGCCCTGGTCGTTCGTCCGAGCGAATTGACTGGCAGTCCGGAAGGGGATCGAATCTTGCGTGCCCTTGGTCCGCAATTCACCGAAATTCGCCAGCAACTGGAAAGCAGCCTTGGGGTTCGACTCGAGCAACTTGATTCGCTGACCATCGGTCTGGGAGCATCCACAGCCAACGGACCTCCGTGCCTGGTCGCTCGCATGAAAGGAAGCACCGATCTGATTTCGGCTTGGGGGAACCCGACGCCCGTTTCAGGGGCTGCGGTTCCGATGTACGACGTCAAAGGTTGGACTGTGATGCCGATGCCTGGCAAAGAAAGCCAGGAGTTCGTCGCAGGGAACAAGGCGGTCGTGCAAGCCATTGCCCAGGCGGGCGTTTCCGCTCCGCAGCTTACCCGCGAACTGGAACAGCTTCGCCGCGAATCGGACAACCTGCAGACCGTTAACTTGTTGGTCGAGCCACAGTTCCTCAACACGAATGCCGCTCAGGCAATGCGTGGCGAACTGTCGGTCGCGACGGCGCCGCTGAAAGACTTCCTGGGGGAAGGCCTGCGTGGCGTGCTGGTGAGTGGCCATCTCGGGAAGAATCTCTACGTCGAAATGCGATGCATCGGTTCGCTGAGTCTCGATCCGCCGAGCCTGGCCAGTTCGATGAAGGAAAAGATCAATGGTGTTTCGCGTCGATTGGAAGATGCGATTCCTGCTTTGAATCCAACACCTTACTGGCGTCGTCTTGCTTTGCAGTTTCCGAACATGGTTCGCTTTGCCTATCAGCACACACGAACCGGCGTTGAAGCCAATCAGGCGGTGGTGAATATCATGTTGCCTGCTTCGGCAGGGCAGAACTTGATTGCCGGCACCGAACTGATGCTGGCCGCCAACATGGCTGGGGCAAGTGCTCCGGCGGCTGGTGGCGCGATGCCAGCCGAGAAGAAGCCCGAAACAATCGCCGAGAAGCTGGCCAGCAAAATGAGTATCTCGTTCCCGCAGAACTCGCTGGAATTCGCCATCCGTGACATCGGTGACGAAGCAGGCCTCGAAATCGAGATCAAAGGTGGCGACCTCCAGTTAGACGGCATCACCCGCAATAAAGAGATCAAAGATTTCCATCACGACAACAAGCCAGTCGGTGAGATCCTGGCCCAGCTTCTGGTACGAGCCAACCCCGAAGCCTCGCCGGGGGCCGGGACCGAGGTCCAGAAGCTGATTTACGTGGTGCATCCGGTGGATGGTCCCGAATCGGAAAAGAAGTTGATTGTCACCACCCGCAAGGCAGCCGAAACGAACAAATACACGCTGCCGGAAGTATTCAAAATTAAATAG